One genomic region from Vibrio sp. STUT-A11 encodes:
- a CDS encoding response regulator transcription factor — MESKQILVVDDNLDLREALSDYLGRAGFEVLCAENGDVMWQLLNEYHPDLIILDIMMPGEDGFTLCQKLRKSSDIPIIMLTAVTEEADRVAGLEMGADDYITKSFSPRELLARIKTILRRSQSTSNTKLTRKVRFDGWLLDTVTRQLTHVSSREVKQLSGADLSLLGLFVNHAQSILSRDDIAREIWGRDADPFERGIDVQISRLRHHLEDKDRSLILTVRNKGYMLTTDVHYEN, encoded by the coding sequence ATGGAAAGCAAGCAGATACTGGTCGTCGATGACAACCTTGACCTTCGTGAAGCGTTGTCGGATTATCTTGGTCGAGCGGGGTTTGAGGTGCTCTGCGCAGAAAACGGCGACGTGATGTGGCAACTGCTAAACGAGTACCATCCTGATTTAATCATCCTTGATATAATGATGCCCGGCGAAGATGGCTTTACCCTTTGTCAGAAGCTGCGTAAAAGTTCGGATATTCCAATCATCATGCTCACTGCCGTCACCGAAGAAGCTGACCGAGTCGCGGGGTTAGAAATGGGGGCAGACGACTACATCACCAAGTCATTTAGCCCGCGCGAATTGCTTGCTCGCATAAAAACCATCCTCAGACGTAGCCAATCAACATCAAATACAAAACTCACGCGCAAAGTACGTTTTGATGGTTGGTTATTAGATACTGTGACTCGCCAGTTAACCCACGTTTCCAGCCGAGAGGTAAAGCAGCTCAGTGGTGCTGACCTGTCACTACTCGGTTTGTTCGTCAATCATGCTCAATCGATCCTCTCTCGTGATGATATTGCCCGAGAGATTTGGGGACGCGATGCCGACCCTTTTGAGCGCGGTATTGATGTGCAGATCAGTCGCCTACGTCATCACCTTGAAGATAAAGATCGCTCTCTTATCCTAACCGTGCGCAACAAAGGCTATATGCTCACCACGGATGTGCATTATGAGAATTAA
- a CDS encoding TonB-dependent siderophore receptor yields the protein MNKLLTMHPLSIAIVSSLASTAIVPQASASASKVNTSAMETVVVTGSVIGNSEIEDVKEYPGARTIITAEQIKKTAASSIDGALQSVPGIKVQDETGTGVLPNISVRGLNASRSGHAQMLMDGIPLTLAPYGHTGQSIFPATLSMIERIDVVRGGAAVQYGPNNVGGVINLVTKAIPHTWQTEISNRLTVFEDGDTPLNDFYLRTGGWLSDTFALQLEGNFLKGESFREHSDTDVKNFQAKIQWLLSDSQELQAFIQRYEADTQMPGALSPTDYQQDRQQSKRQYDEYQGESTRWSVKYIHDLAFADSSELELLTFGHQSERFFQWGFNSAGGHWADPALPSTDIRTSPREFTVYGIEPKLAMYFGEGKSVTQNWIIGARYVNEDIDYKLTQTPISGGTTNVPRDWHLDTDAFAGYISNEIGLFNDTLKITPGLRFESVDMSFDDLGKEQSADNKVTEWLPGLTLAYSINEQWVTYANAQKSLRAPQIAYIRGLGEEGSELAWNYEVGARFTQNETSFNAAIYRVDFEDQLQWQSATQTFDNIGKTLHQGIELSARYVPESLPLLSLGANYNYLDATLEEDGDNKGNQLPFSSKHQLGWDATYVFSGVDTTLSGFYFSDAYTDNANTSSEDSTGATGKVPSYMVWNFNLGTDLYKDETGKLRMNVAVNNLFDEDYYFRGIDTSPVGRYPAPGRSYTLDLNYQF from the coding sequence ATGAACAAATTATTGACCATGCATCCTTTATCTATTGCGATTGTGTCCTCGCTAGCCTCAACGGCTATAGTACCGCAGGCAAGTGCTTCAGCTTCTAAAGTCAATACGTCAGCGATGGAAACGGTTGTCGTTACCGGTAGTGTGATAGGTAACTCTGAAATTGAAGACGTTAAAGAGTACCCAGGAGCACGAACCATCATTACCGCCGAGCAAATCAAAAAAACAGCTGCAAGCTCAATTGATGGTGCTCTGCAAAGTGTTCCTGGTATTAAAGTTCAGGATGAAACTGGAACGGGAGTTCTACCAAACATTTCAGTGCGTGGTTTAAATGCGAGTCGCAGTGGTCATGCTCAAATGCTAATGGATGGTATTCCGTTGACGCTTGCTCCCTATGGCCATACCGGTCAGTCTATTTTCCCTGCGACTTTGTCTATGATTGAACGAATTGACGTTGTTCGCGGCGGCGCGGCGGTTCAGTACGGACCAAACAACGTAGGTGGTGTAATTAACCTAGTCACCAAAGCGATTCCTCACACTTGGCAGACAGAGATAAGTAATCGTCTGACAGTCTTTGAAGACGGAGATACACCGCTTAACGATTTCTACCTGAGAACCGGAGGGTGGTTAAGTGATACTTTCGCATTGCAACTGGAAGGCAACTTTTTAAAAGGCGAGAGTTTTCGTGAACATTCAGATACGGACGTGAAAAATTTCCAAGCGAAAATTCAGTGGTTACTGAGTGATTCGCAAGAGCTTCAGGCGTTTATTCAACGTTATGAAGCCGACACTCAGATGCCAGGAGCGCTGTCCCCAACAGACTACCAACAAGACCGACAGCAGTCGAAACGCCAATACGATGAGTATCAGGGTGAATCGACGCGTTGGAGCGTAAAATACATTCACGATTTAGCGTTTGCAGACAGTTCTGAACTTGAGCTACTCACTTTTGGTCATCAATCTGAGCGTTTTTTCCAGTGGGGCTTTAATAGTGCTGGTGGACACTGGGCCGATCCTGCTTTGCCTTCCACCGATATTCGTACCTCACCTCGCGAATTTACTGTATATGGTATCGAGCCGAAACTAGCCATGTATTTTGGCGAGGGTAAGTCTGTTACTCAAAACTGGATTATTGGCGCTCGTTACGTTAACGAAGACATCGATTACAAACTTACGCAAACGCCTATCTCTGGAGGTACCACCAACGTACCGCGTGACTGGCACTTAGATACCGATGCGTTTGCGGGTTACATCAGCAATGAAATTGGTTTATTCAACGATACACTTAAAATTACGCCAGGATTGCGATTTGAATCGGTTGATATGAGCTTTGACGATCTTGGAAAAGAACAAAGCGCAGATAATAAAGTGACGGAATGGTTACCTGGTTTGACGCTGGCTTATAGTATCAATGAACAGTGGGTGACCTACGCAAATGCACAAAAATCTCTGCGGGCACCTCAGATTGCTTACATCCGAGGTTTGGGTGAAGAAGGCAGTGAGTTAGCCTGGAACTACGAAGTGGGCGCGCGTTTTACTCAGAACGAGACCAGTTTCAACGCGGCGATTTACCGAGTTGATTTTGAAGATCAACTGCAATGGCAGAGCGCGACGCAAACTTTTGACAACATTGGTAAAACGTTGCATCAGGGTATTGAATTATCAGCTCGATATGTTCCGGAATCATTGCCGTTACTCAGTTTAGGTGCAAACTACAACTACTTAGATGCCACACTTGAAGAAGACGGTGATAACAAAGGCAATCAGCTGCCGTTCTCCTCCAAGCACCAACTTGGCTGGGATGCGACTTATGTGTTTTCTGGCGTAGATACCACTTTATCTGGCTTCTATTTCAGTGATGCGTACACCGATAACGCGAATACCAGCTCTGAGGATAGTACGGGGGCGACTGGTAAAGTGCCGTCTTATATGGTCTGGAACTTTAACTTAGGTACGGACTTATACAAGGATGAAACGGGTAAACTACGTATGAATGTCGCCGTGAACAACCTGTTTGATGAAGATTATTACTTCCGCGGTATTGATACTAGCCCTGTTGGTCGTTATCCGGCACCGGGACGCTCCTACACGCTTGATCTGAACTACCAGTTTTAA
- the ptsG gene encoding glucose-specific PTS transporter subunit IIBC — protein sequence MFASIFGQLQKIGRALMLPVAVLPVAGLMLGLGNAGFAFIPDAINKVMLAAGDGVFGNMQLMFAVGVALGLSKGNDGAAALAGLVGLIIMNASLGIVAGLRGLETDATIMGVETLQTGVFGGIFIGAVAAIMYNRFYNIKLPEYLGFFAGKRFVPIVTGLSAIAVGAILAFAWPPIGQLLDAFSHWAAYQNPVLAWAIYGAGERSLLPVGLHHIWNAPFFFEVGSYIDPETGKEFTGELTRFFAGDKTAGYLSGGFMYSMWALPAAALAIYHCATPERKKIVGGLMMSAALTSWLTGITEPIEFTFLFVAPVLYVIHIFLTGIAFAITSFLEIKHSTDFAHGAIQFFLYYPMSSNAWMFIIIGPIWATLYYGLFRFLIVKLDLKTPGRETDIAELKIAGQPDEIAVDVVAALGGKANIKSVDACITRLRVSVKDIANVDVAKLKALGARDVLVIGDSLQAIFGTQSDSIKSEVHSVLATS from the coding sequence ATGTTTGCAAGTATATTTGGACAACTACAAAAAATAGGGCGGGCTTTGATGCTGCCTGTGGCGGTGTTACCTGTGGCGGGCTTAATGCTCGGTCTTGGCAACGCTGGTTTTGCGTTTATTCCGGACGCGATCAATAAAGTGATGCTTGCCGCGGGCGACGGCGTGTTTGGCAACATGCAACTGATGTTCGCGGTTGGCGTGGCGCTCGGATTATCAAAGGGCAATGACGGTGCGGCAGCGTTAGCAGGCTTAGTCGGCCTTATCATAATGAATGCTTCTTTAGGTATCGTCGCTGGGCTTCGTGGTCTAGAGACCGACGCGACAATCATGGGCGTTGAGACACTGCAGACTGGGGTATTTGGCGGCATTTTTATTGGTGCAGTCGCCGCGATCATGTATAACCGCTTCTACAATATAAAGCTGCCAGAGTATTTAGGATTCTTCGCAGGTAAGCGATTTGTGCCAATCGTTACTGGTCTTTCCGCAATCGCTGTCGGTGCTATTCTCGCGTTCGCATGGCCACCTATCGGACAGCTTCTTGACGCATTTTCTCATTGGGCCGCGTACCAAAACCCGGTTCTTGCTTGGGCTATATACGGTGCAGGTGAGCGTTCTTTACTCCCGGTTGGTTTGCACCACATCTGGAATGCACCGTTCTTCTTCGAAGTTGGTAGCTATATCGACCCAGAAACCGGCAAAGAGTTTACTGGTGAGCTAACTCGCTTCTTTGCTGGCGACAAAACCGCAGGTTATCTGTCAGGCGGCTTTATGTACTCAATGTGGGCACTACCAGCAGCAGCGCTGGCGATTTACCACTGTGCGACGCCTGAGCGTAAGAAGATTGTCGGTGGTTTGATGATGTCAGCAGCGTTGACCTCTTGGTTAACCGGTATTACTGAACCAATCGAATTTACCTTCTTATTCGTCGCGCCAGTGCTTTACGTGATTCACATTTTCCTTACCGGTATTGCGTTTGCGATTACCTCATTTTTGGAAATCAAACACAGCACCGACTTTGCTCACGGCGCAATCCAGTTTTTCCTTTACTACCCAATGTCGAGCAACGCGTGGATGTTCATCATCATCGGTCCAATTTGGGCGACGCTTTACTACGGTTTGTTCCGCTTCCTGATTGTGAAGTTGGATCTAAAAACGCCGGGCCGCGAAACCGATATTGCAGAACTGAAGATTGCCGGACAACCTGATGAAATTGCTGTAGATGTGGTGGCTGCACTTGGCGGAAAAGCTAACATTAAATCTGTTGACGCGTGTATCACTCGTCTGCGCGTCTCGGTTAAAGACATTGCTAACGTTGATGTTGCTAAGCTGAAAGCACTTGGCGCACGAGATGTACTGGTGATTGGCGACAGTTTACAAGCGATTTTCGGTACGCAATCGGACTCAATTAAGTCAGAAGTACACAGCGTACTTGCGACCTCCTGA
- the yjfF gene encoding galactofuranose ABC transporter, permease protein YjfF produces MIKRNFPLFITICVFLVGYVFCALEFPAFMTTRVICNILTDNAFLGILAVGMTFVILSGGIDLSVGSVVAFTGVFLAKMIGDWNMDPIMAMFTVLVMGMLFGGFMGWIIDTLKIPAFIVTLAGMFFLRGASFLISEQSIPIQHPMFKELSRTAWHIWGGGRLSLMAVIMLVVVVFGILLAHRTRFGNNVYAVGGNATSAGLMGVPVRRTVIGIYMLSTFLATCAGIVFSIYTSAGYPLAGVGVELDAIAAVVIGGTLLSGGVGTVLGSLFGVLIQGLIQTYITFDGTLSSWWTKIIVGILLFGFIGLQRLLLIMSERRKNVANSAVLKSAPS; encoded by the coding sequence ATGATTAAACGTAACTTTCCTCTGTTCATTACAATCTGTGTCTTTTTGGTCGGTTATGTTTTTTGCGCGCTTGAGTTCCCGGCGTTTATGACAACAAGAGTGATTTGTAACATTCTGACAGATAATGCCTTTTTAGGTATTCTTGCTGTCGGAATGACCTTTGTGATTCTCTCTGGAGGTATTGATCTCTCGGTGGGATCGGTCGTGGCTTTTACTGGTGTCTTTCTGGCGAAAATGATCGGTGACTGGAATATGGATCCAATCATGGCCATGTTCACAGTATTGGTCATGGGTATGCTGTTCGGCGGCTTTATGGGTTGGATTATCGATACGCTGAAAATACCGGCGTTTATCGTCACGCTTGCTGGGATGTTCTTCTTACGTGGGGCTAGCTTTTTAATTTCCGAGCAGTCGATTCCGATTCAGCACCCAATGTTCAAAGAACTCTCCCGTACTGCCTGGCATATCTGGGGTGGGGGCCGACTGAGTTTAATGGCCGTCATCATGTTAGTTGTTGTTGTGTTTGGTATCTTACTCGCACACCGAACTCGCTTTGGTAATAACGTTTATGCCGTTGGCGGTAACGCAACTTCCGCTGGGTTAATGGGGGTTCCCGTCAGACGTACTGTGATTGGCATCTATATGCTATCGACGTTTCTCGCTACCTGTGCAGGCATTGTATTTTCCATTTATACCTCAGCAGGTTATCCGCTGGCAGGAGTCGGTGTTGAGCTTGATGCTATTGCTGCTGTTGTAATTGGCGGTACTCTGCTCTCTGGCGGTGTGGGCACTGTATTAGGTTCACTATTTGGTGTGCTCATTCAGGGCCTGATTCAAACCTACATTACTTTTGACGGCACGTTAAGTTCGTGGTGGACGAAAATCATTGTCGGTATCTTGCTGTTTGGCTTTATCGGCTTGCAACGGCTGCTATTGATTATGAGTGAACGACGCAAGAATGTGGCGAACTCAGCCGTGTTGAAATCAGCGCCTAGTTGA
- the ytfT gene encoding galactofuranose ABC transporter, ATP-binding protein YtfT, which translates to MTTFNPSTRTSASSKSRFSLPKGAPQVLALLCLFLVNAIIADNFFSIHIQDGRLFGSVIDIFNRGAPVALLTIGMTLVIATGGIDLSVGAVMAISGAVMASMASQGYAPATILVCALLSGVVCGLWNGFLVAVFKIQPIVATLILMVAGRGVAQLITQGQIVTFTNDTLSWFGSGSFLLLPTPIILLILATIGIWCLTKKTALGLFIESVGINIKAAKNAGINTPVIVMSVYVLSGLMAALAGIIIAADIKGADANNAGLWLEMDAILAVVIGGTSLMGGRFNLLLALVGAFIIQSINTGILLSGYQPQWNHIVKSVVVLLVLVMQSPAVIQAVKRKLHHD; encoded by the coding sequence ATGACAACATTTAATCCTTCAACTCGCACAAGCGCATCTTCGAAATCCAGATTTAGTCTGCCGAAAGGTGCGCCACAAGTGTTGGCACTTCTGTGCCTGTTTTTAGTCAACGCGATCATCGCTGATAACTTCTTTTCTATCCATATTCAGGATGGACGTCTGTTTGGCAGTGTGATCGACATTTTTAACCGCGGTGCGCCAGTTGCGCTGCTCACGATAGGTATGACGTTAGTTATCGCAACGGGCGGAATTGATCTGTCGGTTGGGGCAGTGATGGCGATCAGTGGAGCAGTGATGGCAAGTATGGCATCTCAGGGCTACGCGCCAGCAACGATTTTAGTTTGCGCGCTGCTCTCAGGTGTTGTTTGTGGTCTATGGAATGGCTTTCTTGTCGCTGTATTTAAGATCCAACCGATTGTCGCCACTTTGATTCTTATGGTCGCTGGACGGGGGGTTGCACAGCTTATCACTCAGGGTCAGATTGTGACCTTTACTAATGACACCTTATCCTGGTTTGGTAGTGGTTCATTTTTGCTTCTGCCAACCCCGATTATTCTGTTGATTCTCGCCACTATCGGAATCTGGTGTTTAACCAAGAAGACCGCATTAGGGCTGTTTATCGAATCGGTTGGCATCAATATTAAAGCAGCGAAAAATGCCGGGATTAATACCCCAGTTATTGTGATGTCGGTTTACGTGCTGAGCGGTTTGATGGCCGCGCTTGCTGGGATCATTATCGCAGCCGATATCAAAGGTGCCGATGCGAACAATGCTGGGTTGTGGCTCGAAATGGACGCGATTCTTGCGGTTGTTATCGGTGGCACATCATTAATGGGAGGACGATTTAACCTGCTGCTGGCATTAGTCGGAGCATTTATTATTCAGAGCATTAACACAGGTATTTTGCTATCTGGATACCAACCACAGTGGAATCACATTGTGAAATCCGTTGTCGTGTTGTTGGTGCTGGTCATGCAGTCGCCAGCGGTGATTCAAGCGGTTAAGAGGAAACTCCATCATGATTAA
- a CDS encoding Fe(3+) dicitrate ABC transporter substrate-binding protein has protein sequence MENLTRFGSGRFYVLSLMLLMLAIASSSSMAQIRTVQDEQGTFEIETIPQRIVVLEFSFVDALAAVDVSPVGVADDKDPTRVIAAVREKVEPWQSVGARSQPSLEVIAQLKPDLIIADAERHRTIYQDLQRIAPTLLLKSRGETYQENLESAIKIGFAIGKQDQMVQRVEQHQQTMAQFKQRFSTQDTIQFGVVSDKGMWLHSPVSYAGGVLNTLGLNSPLVDQTQTAYLPTSFEFLLKANPDWLLIGLYSTPNVVDEWRKNPLFNLLTAVKKQQVIEVSPKLWSLNRGMLAAEEIARNLKELLERS, from the coding sequence ATGGAAAATTTAACTAGATTTGGCAGTGGCCGTTTTTATGTACTTTCACTGATGTTGCTTATGCTTGCCATTGCTTCATCTTCATCTATGGCTCAGATTCGTACCGTTCAAGATGAGCAGGGCACATTCGAGATTGAAACGATTCCACAACGTATCGTTGTACTCGAATTCTCTTTTGTGGATGCCTTAGCCGCGGTTGATGTGTCGCCAGTTGGTGTTGCTGATGATAAAGACCCAACACGAGTCATTGCAGCAGTGCGAGAGAAAGTGGAGCCTTGGCAGTCTGTCGGCGCTCGGTCACAGCCTAGCCTAGAAGTGATTGCGCAACTCAAGCCAGATCTCATCATTGCTGACGCGGAGCGTCATCGTACGATCTATCAGGATTTGCAGCGAATAGCGCCAACATTGCTGCTAAAAAGTCGTGGGGAGACTTATCAAGAGAACCTTGAGTCTGCAATCAAAATTGGTTTTGCGATTGGCAAACAAGACCAAATGGTGCAGCGAGTCGAGCAGCATCAGCAAACGATGGCGCAGTTTAAACAGCGTTTTTCTACCCAAGACACCATACAGTTTGGGGTCGTCTCGGATAAGGGGATGTGGTTACATAGCCCGGTCTCTTACGCTGGTGGTGTATTGAATACCCTGGGGCTAAACAGTCCTCTTGTAGATCAAACTCAAACGGCTTATTTGCCAACAAGCTTTGAGTTTCTTCTCAAAGCGAATCCAGATTGGTTGCTGATTGGACTGTATTCAACCCCCAATGTTGTCGATGAATGGCGGAAGAACCCATTGTTCAATCTGCTGACTGCGGTGAAAAAGCAGCAAGTGATAGAGGTTTCACCAAAATTGTGGTCACTAAACCGCGGCATGCTTGCGGCCGAAGAAATCGCCCGAAACCTTAAAGAGCTTTTAGAGCGCTCTTAG